The bacterium genome window below encodes:
- the murJ gene encoding murein biosynthesis integral membrane protein MurJ, producing the protein MTTKLKIIKSVGIVSIITFFSRILGFLRDMVIASKFGAGLITDAFFIAFMIPNLFRQLFGEGALSAAFIPVFSDYLVNKEKKDAWQLANLVINLLLLISIVITILGIIFAPYVVCLIAPGFSKNVDLAILLTQVMFPFMILICTAALLMGILNACQHFSISALAPVLLNISMICSVYFISPFFKEPILGLALGVLLGGFLQVAVQIIPLLRKGYTYKFNLSLNHPGIKKIGNLMIPAVMGLAITQVNLVISRSLASFLGTGSISALYYANNLIWLPIALFGVSLGTVSFAMMSSQVAKEDFSSLRETLILSLRMLIMTTIPASIGLIVLGEPIITLLFQRNEFTLNDTIATNIALFYYALGIFAFASLRVITPVFYAFKDTKTPLKTGAVAVICNLGLSILLLPSLKHGGLALATTLSASLNFVILMVFLKKKVGSLKDGHLLTLSVRTLVASLIMGITCFIIINNVKYSLWWQVLVSIFSGILVLSICYKLFKIKEMDSLIKKLATYVKSLKK; encoded by the coding sequence ATGACCACAAAACTTAAGATAATTAAATCCGTAGGCATAGTAAGCATAATCACCTTCTTTAGTAGAATCTTAGGATTTTTACGAGATATGGTCATTGCCAGTAAATTTGGAGCAGGGCTAATTACTGACGCCTTCTTTATTGCCTTTATGATCCCTAATTTATTTCGCCAGCTTTTTGGAGAAGGCGCCCTTAGTGCTGCTTTTATTCCTGTCTTCTCAGACTACCTCGTCAACAAGGAAAAGAAAGACGCTTGGCAATTAGCTAATCTAGTCATTAATTTATTACTCTTAATCTCTATCGTCATCACTATTTTAGGGATTATCTTTGCTCCTTATGTAGTTTGTTTGATTGCCCCTGGCTTTAGTAAAAATGTAGATTTAGCTATCTTGTTAACCCAAGTGATGTTTCCTTTTATGATCCTTATTTGCACCGCCGCACTATTGATGGGTATTTTAAATGCTTGCCAGCATTTTAGTATTTCTGCTTTAGCTCCTGTTTTGTTAAATATTAGTATGATTTGCTCCGTTTATTTTATCTCTCCATTCTTTAAAGAACCTATCTTAGGCTTAGCCTTAGGGGTTTTATTAGGTGGATTTCTCCAGGTAGCTGTTCAAATTATCCCCCTCTTAAGAAAAGGATATACTTATAAGTTTAACTTAAGCTTAAATCATCCGGGAATAAAAAAGATTGGTAATTTAATGATTCCTGCAGTAATGGGCTTAGCTATTACCCAAGTAAATTTAGTGATAAGTCGTAGTCTGGCTTCTTTTTTAGGTACGGGAAGTATTTCTGCTCTTTACTATGCTAATAATTTAATCTGGTTACCTATTGCCTTATTTGGAGTCTCCCTGGGAACAGTATCGTTTGCTATGATGTCTAGTCAAGTAGCTAAAGAAGACTTTTCTTCTTTAAGAGAAACATTAATCTTAAGCTTAAGAATGCTCATTATGACCACCATTCCAGCTAGCATAGGTTTAATTGTTTTAGGCGAACCAATTATTACCTTGCTCTTCCAAAGAAATGAATTTACTTTAAATGATACCATAGCTACTAACATCGCCTTGTTTTACTACGCTTTAGGGATATTTGCTTTTGCAAGTTTAAGAGTGATAACTCCCGTCTTTTATGCTTTTAAAGATACAAAAACTCCTTTAAAAACTGGAGCAGTGGCTGTTATTTGTAATTTGGGATTAAGCATCTTGCTTTTGCCATCTCTAAAACATGGAGGATTAGCTTTAGCGACTACTCTTTCCGCCTCTTTAAACTTTGTCATTTTAATGGTCTTTTTAAAAAAGAAGGTTGGTTCTTTAAAAGATGGTCATCTTCTTACCTTGTCAGTAAGGACATTGGTGGCTTCTTTAATCATGGGTATTACTTGTTTTATTATTATTAATAATGTAAAATATTCTCTATGGTGGCAAGTACTCGTATCTATCTTCTCAGGAATCCTTGTCTTGTCAATATGTTATAAATTATTTAAGATTAAGGAGATGGATAGCTTAATCA